From one Mycobacterium colombiense CECT 3035 genomic stretch:
- a CDS encoding metallophosphoesterase family protein yields MRFLHTADWQLGMTRHFLAGDAQPRYSAARRDVVSGLGALAAEVGAEFVVVSGDVFEHNQLPPKVIGQSLEAMRAIGIPVYLLPGNHDPLDASSVYTSALFTAERPDNVVVLDRAGVHQVRPGLEIVAAPWRSKVPTTDLVADVLGDLPAAEGTRILVAHGGVDVLDPDRDKPSLIRLATVDEALARGAAHYVALGDKHSRTEVGASGRVWYSGSPEVTNFDDVESDPGHVLIVDIDEAHPRRAVSVTPRHLGSWRFVTMHRQVDTRRDIADLDMNLDLMTDKDRTVVRLALTGSLTVTDRAALDACLDKYARLFAWLGLWERHTDLAVIPADGEFSDLGIGGFAAAAVEELVATAREEDCATAADAQAALALLLRLADRGAA; encoded by the coding sequence ATGCGATTCCTGCACACCGCCGACTGGCAGTTGGGCATGACCCGGCACTTCCTCGCCGGCGACGCCCAGCCGCGGTACTCGGCGGCCCGCCGCGACGTGGTTTCCGGTCTGGGCGCGCTCGCAGCGGAAGTGGGCGCCGAGTTCGTCGTCGTCTCCGGCGATGTCTTCGAACACAATCAGCTTCCGCCCAAGGTGATCGGGCAGTCCCTGGAAGCCATGCGCGCCATCGGAATTCCGGTGTACCTGCTGCCCGGCAACCACGATCCTCTGGACGCCTCGTCGGTGTACACCAGCGCGCTGTTCACCGCCGAACGGCCCGACAACGTGGTGGTGCTCGATCGGGCCGGCGTGCATCAGGTGCGTCCCGGGCTGGAGATCGTCGCCGCGCCGTGGCGGTCGAAGGTGCCGACCACCGACCTGGTCGCCGACGTCCTCGGCGACCTGCCCGCGGCTGAGGGCACCCGCATCCTCGTCGCGCACGGCGGCGTCGACGTGCTGGATCCCGATCGGGACAAGCCCTCGCTGATCCGGCTCGCCACGGTTGACGAAGCGCTGGCCCGTGGCGCGGCGCACTATGTGGCGCTGGGCGACAAGCACTCACGCACCGAGGTCGGCGCCAGCGGCCGGGTGTGGTACTCCGGCTCCCCGGAAGTCACCAACTTCGACGACGTCGAATCCGACCCCGGCCACGTCCTGATCGTCGACATCGACGAGGCCCACCCGCGGCGCGCGGTTTCCGTGACGCCGCGGCACCTCGGCAGCTGGCGCTTCGTCACGATGCACCGGCAGGTCGACACCCGTCGCGACATCGCCGATCTGGACATGAACCTGGATCTGATGACCGACAAGGACCGAACCGTGGTGCGCCTCGCGCTGACCGGTTCGTTGACGGTCACCGACCGCGCGGCGCTGGACGCCTGCCTCGATAAATACGCACGGTTGTTCGCCTGGCTGGGCCTGTGGGAACGGCACACCGACTTGGCGGTGATCCCGGCCGACGGTGAATTCAGCGATCTCGGAATCGGAGGTTTCGCCGCGGCGGCGGTTGAGGAATTGGTGGCGACCGCGCGCGAGGAGGACTGCGCGACCGCGGCCGACGCGCAGGCGGCGCTGGCGCTGCTACTGCGCCTTGCCGACCGGGGCGCGGCGTGA
- a CDS encoding AAA family ATPase, translating into MKLHRLILTNYRGISHRDIEFPDHGVVVVSGANEIGKSSMIEALDLLLEARDRSTKKEVKQVKPTHSDVGSEVSAEISCGPYRFVYRKRFHKKCETELTVVRPYREQLTGDEAHERVRAMLAETVDSDLWHAQRVLQSASTAAVDLSGCDALSRALDVAAGDSGGLCGTEPLLIERIDAEYGRYFTPTGRPTGQWAAAITRLADAEAAVAECAAAVAEVDDRVARHAVLTEQVADFSQRRIAAGPRLAAAQEAADKIAALTAQRREAQLAAEAADAIAAAASGAHTARRQLLAEIETRAGAVAETQTQAQEAEAARAAAQAEAEASAAALQQATQAHAELQQRSESARGTVEQLAAREEADRLTARLAKIDAIERDRERIGVELGAIAVTESVLRRIEDAAAAVDRTGDQLALTSAAIEFTAAADIQLIVGGQQISLQAGQRWSTTAAGPTAVEVPGVLAARVTPGATTLDIHAKHAAAQQELAAALAVGEVSDLAAARSAHQRRRELHSTRDQLTATLAGLCGDEQADELRSRLAQLRAEHPAGAEPALTDIGAARAELAAVRQAHAAASSECDARGRAATAAAAGLTELSTRATVLQNTLQAQRAELDAAAGRLAAERASAGDDELAVAAAAALGEAQAAQQRATELADALAAAAPDAVETELADAKRESDSLRERYEEAARALREITIELSVFGSEGRQGKLDAAETEREHAANAHNQIGGRARAAQLLRSVMTRHRDTTRRRYVEPYRAELQRLGRPVFGPSFEVDIDSDLCIRSRTLNGITVPYESLSGGAKEQLGILARLAGAALVAKEDAVPVVVDDALGFTDPDRLTKMGELFDTVGTHGQVIVLTCSPDRYDGVKGAHRIDLSA; encoded by the coding sequence GTGAAGCTGCACCGGCTGATCCTGACGAACTACCGCGGCATATCGCACCGCGACATCGAGTTCCCCGACCACGGCGTCGTGGTGGTGTCCGGCGCCAACGAGATCGGCAAGTCGTCGATGATCGAAGCGCTGGATCTGCTGCTCGAAGCCCGGGACCGCTCGACGAAGAAGGAAGTCAAGCAGGTCAAGCCCACCCACAGCGACGTCGGCTCCGAGGTTTCCGCCGAAATCAGTTGCGGGCCATACCGTTTCGTGTACCGCAAGCGGTTTCACAAGAAGTGCGAGACGGAGCTCACGGTGGTCCGGCCGTACCGCGAACAGCTGACCGGCGACGAGGCGCACGAACGGGTCCGGGCGATGCTGGCCGAGACGGTGGACAGCGACCTGTGGCACGCCCAGCGGGTGCTGCAGTCGGCGTCGACCGCCGCGGTGGATCTGTCCGGGTGCGACGCGCTCTCGCGGGCGCTCGATGTGGCCGCCGGTGACAGCGGGGGGCTGTGCGGCACCGAGCCTCTGCTCATCGAGCGCATCGATGCCGAATACGGCCGTTACTTCACCCCGACCGGACGTCCGACGGGCCAGTGGGCCGCCGCGATCACCCGGCTGGCCGACGCCGAGGCCGCCGTCGCCGAGTGCGCGGCGGCGGTCGCCGAGGTGGACGACCGGGTGGCCCGCCATGCCGTGTTGACCGAGCAGGTGGCCGACTTCTCTCAGCGCCGCATCGCCGCCGGGCCGCGGCTGGCCGCCGCGCAGGAAGCCGCCGACAAGATCGCGGCGTTGACCGCGCAGCGGCGTGAAGCCCAGCTGGCCGCCGAGGCAGCGGACGCCATCGCCGCCGCGGCGAGCGGCGCCCATACCGCGCGCCGGCAATTGCTGGCCGAAATCGAAACCCGCGCGGGCGCTGTCGCCGAAACGCAAACGCAGGCCCAAGAAGCCGAGGCGGCCCGGGCGGCGGCGCAGGCAGAGGCCGAGGCGTCCGCCGCCGCGCTGCAGCAGGCCACCCAGGCCCATGCCGAGTTGCAGCAGCGGTCCGAATCCGCGCGAGGCACCGTCGAGCAACTCGCCGCCCGCGAGGAGGCCGACCGGTTGACCGCCCGGCTGGCCAAGATCGACGCGATCGAGCGGGATCGCGAACGGATCGGCGTCGAGCTCGGCGCGATCGCCGTCACCGAGTCGGTGCTGCGACGCATCGAGGACGCGGCGGCCGCCGTCGATCGCACCGGTGACCAGTTGGCGCTGACGTCGGCGGCGATCGAATTCACCGCGGCCGCAGACATTCAGCTGATCGTGGGTGGCCAGCAGATCTCCCTGCAGGCCGGACAACGCTGGTCGACCACCGCCGCCGGGCCCACCGCGGTAGAGGTCCCAGGCGTCCTGGCCGCCCGGGTCACCCCCGGCGCGACGACGCTGGACATTCACGCCAAACACGCTGCGGCGCAGCAGGAGTTGGCCGCAGCGCTGGCGGTCGGTGAGGTGAGCGACCTCGCCGCGGCACGGTCCGCCCACCAGCGCCGCCGTGAGCTGCACAGCACTCGCGATCAGCTCACCGCAACGCTGGCCGGCCTGTGCGGCGACGAGCAGGCCGACGAGCTACGGTCGCGGCTGGCGCAGTTGCGCGCCGAACACCCCGCCGGGGCCGAACCCGCCCTTACCGACATCGGCGCCGCCCGCGCCGAACTCGCCGCGGTCCGTCAGGCCCACGCGGCTGCATCGAGCGAATGCGACGCACGCGGCCGGGCCGCCACCGCCGCCGCCGCCGGGCTCACCGAGTTGTCCACGCGGGCAACGGTTCTGCAGAACACCCTGCAGGCTCAACGCGCCGAGCTGGACGCCGCCGCGGGCAGGCTGGCCGCCGAGCGCGCGTCGGCCGGCGATGACGAACTCGCGGTCGCCGCGGCCGCGGCCCTGGGCGAGGCGCAGGCCGCCCAACAGCGGGCCACCGAACTCGCCGACGCCCTCGCCGCGGCGGCACCCGATGCTGTCGAGACCGAATTGGCCGATGCCAAAAGGGAATCCGACTCGCTGCGCGAGCGTTACGAGGAAGCCGCCCGCGCCTTGCGTGAGATCACGATCGAACTCTCGGTGTTCGGCAGCGAGGGACGCCAAGGCAAGCTCGACGCCGCGGAAACCGAACGCGAGCACGCCGCCAACGCACACAACCAGATAGGCGGCCGCGCCCGCGCCGCGCAACTGCTGCGGTCGGTGATGACGCGGCATCGCGACACCACCCGGCGGCGCTACGTCGAGCCCTATCGTGCGGAGCTGCAGCGGCTCGGCCGCCCGGTCTTCGGTCCGAGTTTCGAGGTCGACATCGACAGCGACCTGTGCATTCGCAGCCGCACGCTGAATGGCATCACGGTGCCGTACGAATCCCTATCCGGCGGCGCGAAGGAGCAACTCGGCATCCTGGCGCGGCTGGCCGGTGCGGCCCTGGTCGCCAAGGAGGACGCCGTCCCGGTGGTGGTCGACGACGCGCTCGGTTTCACCGACCCGGACCGGTTGACCAAGATGGGGGAGTTGTTCGACACCGTGGGCACCCACGGTCAGGTGATCGTCCTCACCTGTAGCCCCGACCGCTACGACGGTGTCAAGGGCGCCCACCGCATCGATCTCAGCGCTTAG
- a CDS encoding dipeptide ABC transporter ATP-binding protein, with protein sequence MSPLLEVTDLAVTFPTGGDPVTAVRGISYRIEPGEVVAMVGESGSGKSVSAMAAIGLLPEYAQVRGSVRLHDTELLGLGDDAMSRFRGKAVGMVFQDPMSALTPVYTVGDQIAEAIEIHQQRVGRKAARRRAVELLELVGIAQPDRRARAFPHELSGGERQRVVIAIAIANDPDLLICDEPTTALDVTVQAQILEVLKTARDITGAGVLIITHDLGVVAEFADRALVMYAGRVVESATVHDLYRDRRMPYTVGLLGSVPRLDAAQGTRLVPIPGAPPSLAGLDPGCPFAPRCPLAIDECRLAEPELLAVGADHRAACIRTDRVDGRSAADIYGVSTEARHAESADTSVVVRVRDLTKTYRLTKGVLRRSAGEVRAVDGVSFELRRGRTLGIVGESGSGKSTTLHEILELTGPESGSIEVLGTDVTALSAASRRALRRDIQVVFQDPVASLDPRLPVFELLAEPLRANGFDKGRTNSRVAELLEIVGLRRADAVRYPAEFSGGQKQRIGIARALALQPKILALDEPVSALDVSIQAGIINLLLDLQERFGLSYLFVSHDLSVVKHLAHDVVVMYAGAIVEQGDSRRVFADPQHEYTQRLLNAVPQPDPGRRV encoded by the coding sequence GTGAGCCCGCTGCTCGAGGTGACCGACCTGGCGGTCACGTTCCCGACGGGTGGCGATCCGGTGACCGCGGTGCGCGGTATCAGCTACCGCATCGAACCGGGGGAAGTCGTCGCCATGGTCGGTGAATCCGGTTCGGGGAAGTCCGTTTCGGCGATGGCCGCCATCGGCCTGTTGCCCGAGTACGCACAGGTGCGCGGCTCGGTGCGGTTGCACGACACCGAACTGCTTGGCCTCGGCGACGACGCGATGTCGCGGTTCCGCGGCAAGGCCGTCGGCATGGTGTTCCAGGATCCGATGTCCGCACTGACGCCCGTCTACACGGTCGGCGACCAGATCGCCGAGGCGATCGAGATCCACCAGCAGCGGGTGGGCAGGAAGGCGGCTCGCCGGCGAGCCGTGGAATTGCTCGAGCTAGTGGGCATCGCGCAGCCCGATCGGCGCGCCCGCGCGTTTCCGCATGAGCTGTCCGGCGGCGAAAGACAGCGGGTGGTCATCGCCATCGCGATCGCCAACGACCCCGACCTGTTGATCTGCGACGAGCCCACCACCGCGCTGGACGTCACGGTGCAGGCGCAGATCCTCGAGGTGCTCAAGACGGCGCGCGACATCACCGGCGCCGGGGTGCTCATCATCACCCACGACCTCGGCGTGGTGGCCGAGTTCGCCGACCGCGCCCTGGTGATGTACGCCGGGCGGGTCGTCGAGTCCGCTACCGTGCATGACCTTTACCGGGATCGCAGAATGCCCTACACGGTCGGGTTGCTGGGCTCTGTCCCGCGGCTGGACGCGGCCCAGGGCACCCGGTTGGTGCCGATCCCCGGGGCGCCGCCGTCGCTGGCGGGCCTGGATCCCGGGTGTCCCTTCGCGCCGCGCTGCCCGCTGGCCATCGACGAATGTCGGCTGGCCGAACCGGAATTGCTCGCCGTCGGCGCCGATCACCGCGCGGCCTGCATCCGGACCGACCGGGTCGACGGCCGAAGCGCCGCGGACATCTACGGCGTGAGTACCGAAGCCCGTCACGCGGAGTCCGCTGACACGTCGGTGGTCGTGCGGGTGCGCGACCTGACCAAGACCTACCGGCTGACGAAGGGAGTGTTGCGTCGCAGCGCCGGCGAGGTGCGCGCCGTCGACGGCGTCAGCTTCGAATTGCGGCGGGGCCGCACCCTGGGCATCGTCGGTGAATCCGGCTCGGGAAAGTCGACCACCCTGCACGAGATCTTGGAACTCACCGGGCCCGAATCGGGTTCGATCGAGGTGCTGGGCACCGACGTCACCGCGTTGAGCGCCGCGAGCAGGCGGGCGCTGCGGCGCGACATCCAGGTCGTCTTCCAAGACCCGGTCGCGTCGCTCGACCCGCGATTACCGGTGTTCGAGCTGCTTGCCGAACCCCTGCGGGCCAACGGGTTCGACAAGGGCCGCACCAACTCCCGCGTCGCCGAGCTGCTGGAGATCGTCGGGCTGCGCCGCGCCGACGCGGTTCGTTATCCCGCCGAGTTCTCCGGCGGGCAGAAGCAGCGCATCGGCATCGCGCGTGCGCTCGCCCTGCAACCGAAGATCCTGGCGCTCGACGAACCGGTGTCCGCGCTCGACGTGTCCATCCAAGCCGGGATCATCAACCTGCTGCTGGATCTGCAGGAGCGATTCGGCCTGTCCTACCTGTTTGTCTCCCACGACCTTTCGGTGGTCAAGCACCTCGCGCACGACGTCGTCGTCATGTATGCCGGCGCGATCGTCGAGCAGGGCGACAGCCGTCGGGTCTTCGCCGACCCCCAACACGAATACACTCAGCGCCTGCTGAACGCGGTGCCGCAACCGGATCCGGGCAGACGTGTCTAG
- a CDS encoding SixA phosphatase family protein, whose translation MTDQRTLLLMRHAKSDYPPGVGDHDRPLAPRGIRQAGLAGDWLRANAPTIDGVLCSTARRTRETLLNTRVDAPVRYSERLYATTPGTMIDEINAVDDGVSTLLVIGHEPTMSALALGLGGAGDTNTSAAERISAKFPTSAIAVLTVPCAWKRLELGVATLTDFEVPR comes from the coding sequence GTGACTGACCAGCGCACCTTGCTGTTGATGCGGCACGCGAAGTCCGACTATCCGCCCGGTGTCGGCGACCACGATCGGCCGTTGGCGCCCCGCGGAATCAGGCAGGCCGGGCTCGCCGGCGACTGGTTGCGCGCCAACGCGCCCACCATCGATGGGGTGCTCTGCTCCACGGCGAGGCGCACCCGCGAGACGCTGCTGAACACCCGCGTCGATGCGCCGGTGCGATACAGCGAGCGCCTCTACGCCACCACCCCGGGCACGATGATCGACGAGATCAACGCGGTGGACGACGGCGTCAGCACGTTGCTCGTCATCGGGCATGAGCCGACGATGTCAGCCCTCGCCTTGGGGCTCGGCGGCGCCGGGGATACCAATACCTCTGCCGCCGAACGGATTTCGGCCAAGTTTCCGACGTCGGCGATCGCGGTGCTGACCGTGCCGTGCGCGTGGAAGCGGCTGGAGCTCGGCGTGGCCACGCTGACCGACTTCGAGGTGCCACGCTAG
- a CDS encoding ABC transporter family substrate-binding protein, whose product MGARFAAVFLATALALSGCSPAVKLIPETGHNAQIGSTSDVNPRDPATLQDGGNLRLALTDFPPNFNILHIDGNSADVSAMMKATLPRAFVIGPDGSTTVDTDYFTSIELTSTAPQVVTYTINPKAVWSDGTPITWEDIASQIHALSGADKAFEIAGPGGADRVASVTRGVDDRQAVMTFAKPYAEWRGMFAGNGMLLPKSVTATAEAFNKGQLEGPGPSAGPFVVSSLDRTTQRIVLSRNPKWWGPRPRLDSITYLVLDDAARLPALQNNTIDATGVGTIDQLTIAQRTKGISIRRAPAPAWSHFTFNGAPGSILADKALRVAVAKGIDRQTIAKVVQYGLTSDPVALGNHIYVAGQQGYQDNSSVLPYDPAAAGRELDALGWKRAGQFREKDGRQLVIRDLFYDAQGSRQFAQIAQHSLAQIGVKLELVSRSGSGFFTNYINVGAFDMAQFGWLGDAFPLSALTQIYKSDGESNFGKIGSEQIDAAIEGTLEELDPAKARALANDLDKMIWAEGFSLPLTQSPGDVAVRSTLANFGAAGLADLDYTAIGFTRT is encoded by the coding sequence GTGGGCGCCCGGTTCGCGGCGGTGTTTCTCGCGACGGCCCTTGCGCTGTCGGGGTGTTCGCCGGCCGTCAAGCTGATCCCCGAGACCGGCCACAACGCGCAGATCGGCTCGACGAGCGACGTCAACCCACGCGATCCGGCGACCCTGCAGGACGGCGGCAACCTGCGGCTGGCGCTGACCGACTTTCCGCCGAACTTCAACATCTTGCATATCGACGGCAACTCGGCCGACGTCTCCGCGATGATGAAGGCCACCCTGCCGCGGGCCTTCGTCATCGGGCCCGACGGCTCGACGACGGTCGACACCGACTACTTCACCAGCATCGAACTCACAAGCACTGCGCCGCAGGTGGTTACGTACACGATCAACCCCAAGGCGGTGTGGTCCGATGGCACGCCAATCACCTGGGAGGACATCGCCAGCCAGATCCACGCCCTGAGCGGCGCCGACAAGGCGTTCGAGATCGCGGGGCCCGGCGGCGCCGACCGCGTCGCGTCGGTGACCCGCGGCGTCGACGACCGGCAGGCCGTCATGACGTTCGCCAAGCCCTACGCCGAATGGCGCGGCATGTTCGCCGGCAACGGAATGCTGCTGCCCAAGAGCGTGACGGCCACCGCCGAGGCGTTCAACAAGGGCCAGCTGGAGGGGCCGGGCCCGTCGGCAGGACCGTTCGTCGTCTCGTCGCTGGATCGGACCACCCAGCGGATCGTGTTGAGCCGCAACCCGAAATGGTGGGGTCCGCGGCCCCGCCTGGACAGCATCACGTACCTGGTGCTCGACGATGCCGCGCGGCTGCCCGCCCTGCAGAACAACACGATCGACGCCACCGGGGTCGGCACGATCGACCAGCTGACCATCGCGCAGCGCACCAAGGGCATCTCGATCCGGCGCGCCCCCGCCCCGGCCTGGTCTCATTTCACGTTCAACGGCGCCCCGGGTTCGATCCTGGCCGACAAGGCGCTGCGCGTCGCGGTGGCCAAGGGGATCGATCGGCAGACCATCGCCAAGGTCGTCCAGTACGGCCTGACCAGTGACCCTGTGGCGCTGGGCAATCACATCTATGTCGCGGGGCAGCAGGGCTATCAGGACAACAGCTCGGTGCTGCCGTACGACCCGGCCGCGGCCGGCCGGGAGCTTGACGCGCTGGGCTGGAAGCGGGCCGGACAGTTCCGGGAGAAGGACGGCCGGCAGCTGGTGATCCGCGACTTGTTCTACGACGCGCAGGGCAGCAGGCAGTTCGCCCAGATCGCCCAGCACAGCCTCGCCCAGATCGGCGTCAAGCTCGAGCTCGTCTCCCGGTCGGGCAGCGGCTTTTTCACCAATTACATCAACGTCGGCGCGTTCGACATGGCCCAATTCGGTTGGCTCGGGGACGCTTTCCCGCTCTCGGCGCTGACCCAGATCTACAAGTCCGACGGGGAGAGCAATTTCGGCAAGATCGGCAGCGAGCAGATCGACGCCGCCATCGAAGGCACGCTGGAAGAACTGGATCCGGCCAAGGCGCGGGCTTTGGCCAACGACCTCGACAAGATGATCTGGGCGGAGGGATTCAGCCTGCCGCTGACCCAGTCGCCCGGTGACGTCGCGGTACGCAGCACGCTGGCCAACTTCGGCGCGGCCGGTCTGGCCGATCTCGACTACACCGCCATCGGCTTCACGCGGACTTGA
- a CDS encoding alpha/beta hydrolase — translation MTMNAKRSRIQEKLAELPGVRPVRRPISPHSSEEFDLYYVRAGRKSAHPLVIIPGGPGVASVQMYKGLRRRAAAAGLDVIMIEHRGVGMSRHDDAGADLPPQSLTVNQVVDDVAAVLDDVQAESAVIYGASYGTYIAAGVGVRHPHRVRGMVLDSPLLSRHDIVIVRRAIRRLLLKGDSPETASVAPKMRKLVDAGVMNATATQVVATIYGYGGTDLLERQLDLLLDGRKLLWWTLSRFTTLSNLPFRYEEDLVSRIAFRELDYAAEPDGLPLDPAVAESRARTQRVTFEDEPYDLVAEMPKFGWPTAVVSGGRDLITPPAVAQRVASLLPNAVLLSLPNMAHSALDFREPVALASADAVRRGDLNGLAAQAAALDALPPRPEVRLLWKALGAAAVVEGALPIPNGLRRRLKSA, via the coding sequence ATGACGATGAACGCGAAGCGCAGCCGGATACAGGAGAAGCTGGCGGAACTGCCCGGCGTGCGGCCGGTGCGCCGACCCATCTCCCCGCACAGCTCCGAAGAGTTCGATCTGTACTACGTGCGCGCGGGCCGCAAGTCCGCCCATCCGCTGGTCATCATCCCCGGGGGACCGGGAGTGGCGTCGGTGCAGATGTACAAGGGGCTGCGGCGCCGCGCGGCGGCGGCCGGTCTCGACGTGATCATGATCGAGCACCGCGGGGTGGGGATGTCGCGCCACGACGATGCGGGCGCCGATCTGCCCCCGCAATCGCTGACCGTGAACCAGGTGGTCGACGACGTGGCGGCCGTGCTCGACGACGTTCAAGCGGAGTCGGCCGTCATCTACGGCGCCTCGTACGGCACCTACATCGCGGCCGGCGTGGGGGTGCGCCACCCGCACCGGGTGCGGGGCATGGTGCTCGATTCGCCGCTGCTGTCCCGGCACGACATCGTCATCGTGCGCCGCGCGATCCGCCGGCTGCTGCTGAAGGGTGACAGCCCCGAAACCGCCTCGGTGGCACCGAAAATGCGCAAACTCGTCGATGCCGGCGTGATGAACGCGACCGCGACACAGGTCGTCGCGACGATCTACGGCTACGGCGGGACCGACCTGCTGGAGCGGCAACTCGACCTGCTACTCGACGGCCGAAAACTATTGTGGTGGACGCTATCCCGGTTCACCACCCTGAGCAACCTGCCATTTCGGTACGAAGAGGATCTGGTGAGCCGCATCGCGTTCCGCGAACTGGACTACGCCGCCGAACCTGACGGCCTGCCGCTCGATCCCGCCGTCGCCGAAAGCAGAGCCCGCACGCAGCGGGTGACTTTCGAGGACGAGCCCTATGACCTGGTGGCCGAGATGCCGAAATTCGGCTGGCCCACCGCGGTGGTTTCCGGAGGCCGTGACCTGATCACCCCGCCGGCCGTCGCGCAGCGCGTCGCGTCGCTGCTGCCCAATGCGGTGCTGCTGAGCCTGCCGAACATGGCGCACAGCGCGCTGGATTTCCGGGAGCCCGTCGCGCTCGCCAGTGCCGACGCGGTTCGGCGCGGCGACCTGAATGGGCTTGCCGCACAGGCGGCGGCGCTGGACGCGCTGCCGCCACGCCCGGAGGTGCGGCTGCTGTGGAAGGCGCTCGGCGCGGCGGCGGTCGTCGAGGGCGCCCTGCCGATCCCGAATGGGCTACGGCGGCGGCTCAAGTCCGCGTGA
- the odhI gene encoding oxoglutarate dehydrogenase inhibitor Odhl, translating into MNRGDDDRNLTEAAGETTADYGADFLDEQENASTATSAAETVEGLPSGSALLVVKRGPNAGSRFLLDQPVTSAGRHPDSDILLDDVTVSRRHAEFRLTEDGGWAVADIGSLNGTYVNRQPVDSTVLANNDQVQIGKFRLVFLTG; encoded by the coding sequence GTGAACCGCGGCGACGACGACCGAAACCTCACTGAAGCAGCGGGGGAGACCACCGCGGATTATGGCGCCGACTTTCTTGACGAGCAGGAGAACGCGTCGACCGCTACCAGCGCGGCGGAAACCGTCGAAGGATTGCCGAGCGGCTCGGCGCTGCTGGTTGTCAAGCGTGGCCCGAACGCCGGTTCTCGATTCTTACTCGATCAGCCAGTCACCTCGGCGGGGCGCCATCCCGACAGCGACATTCTGCTCGACGACGTCACCGTGAGCCGCCGCCACGCCGAGTTTCGCCTCACCGAGGACGGCGGCTGGGCCGTCGCCGACATCGGCAGCCTCAACGGCACCTACGTCAACCGTCAGCCGGTGGACTCAACAGTGCTGGCCAATAACGATCAGGTACAGATCGGCAAGTTCCGGCTGGTCTTCCTGACCGGTTAG
- a CDS encoding DUF3558 domain-containing protein, protein MRTARIAALVVIAALLVLTGCSRSIGGNAVKAGGNVPRNNNSQQQYPNLLKECEVLTSDILAKTVGADPLDIQSTFVGAICRWQAANPAGLIDITRFWFEQGSLSNERKVAEFLKYKIETRSIAGIDSIVMRPDDPNGACGVASDAAGVVGWWINPQAPGIDACGQAIKLMELTLATNS, encoded by the coding sequence ATGAGGACCGCCCGCATCGCCGCGCTGGTCGTGATCGCCGCGCTGCTGGTGTTGACCGGCTGTTCCCGTTCGATCGGGGGCAACGCGGTCAAGGCGGGCGGCAATGTGCCCCGCAACAACAACTCCCAGCAGCAGTACCCGAACCTGCTCAAGGAATGTGAGGTGTTGACCAGCGACATCCTGGCCAAGACCGTGGGCGCTGATCCACTCGACATTCAGAGCACCTTCGTGGGCGCGATCTGCCGCTGGCAGGCGGCCAACCCGGCCGGCCTGATCGACATCACCCGGTTCTGGTTCGAACAGGGCAGCCTGTCCAACGAGCGCAAGGTGGCCGAATTCCTGAAGTACAAGATCGAGACCCGCTCGATCGCCGGCATCGACTCCATCGTGATGCGGCCCGACGACCCGAACGGCGCGTGCGGCGTGGCCAGCGATGCCGCCGGGGTGGTCGGATGGTGGATCAACCCCCAGGCGCCGGGTATCGACGCGTGCGGACAGGCCATCAAGCTGATGGAGCTGACGCTGGCCACCAACTCCTAG
- a CDS encoding DUF3558 domain-containing protein has protein sequence MRRDTRALALVASALTILIPAAAGCSDSGGNKPGATASSTPQNGQGNHGAMFPQCGGISDQTVAELTKVTGLINTARNSVGCQWLAGGGILGPHFSFSWYRGSPIGRERKTEELSRASVDDINIDGHGGFIAVGNEPNLGDSLCEVGIQFQDDFIEWSISFSQKPFPPPCDIAKELARQSIANSK, from the coding sequence GTGCGGCGTGACACGAGGGCGCTGGCTCTTGTGGCGTCAGCATTGACGATCCTGATCCCCGCGGCCGCGGGCTGCTCCGATTCCGGCGGCAACAAACCGGGCGCGACGGCGTCGTCGACGCCGCAGAACGGCCAGGGCAACCACGGCGCGATGTTCCCGCAATGCGGCGGCATCAGCGACCAGACCGTCGCCGAGCTCACCAAGGTCACCGGGCTGATCAACACCGCCCGCAACTCGGTCGGGTGCCAGTGGCTGGCCGGCGGCGGCATCCTCGGTCCGCACTTCTCCTTCTCCTGGTATCGCGGGAGCCCCATCGGGCGTGAACGCAAGACCGAGGAGCTCTCGCGCGCCAGCGTCGACGACATCAACATCGACGGCCACGGCGGCTTCATCGCCGTCGGCAACGAGCCCAACCTGGGTGACTCACTGTGCGAGGTGGGCATTCAGTTCCAGGACGACTTTATTGAATGGTCAATCAGCTTCAGCCAGAAGCCGTTCCCGCCGCCGTGCGACATAGCGAAGGAACTGGCTCGCCAATCGATTGCGAACTCGAAATGA